In one Streptomyces sp. NBC_01241 genomic region, the following are encoded:
- the fabG gene encoding 3-oxoacyl-ACP reductase FabG: protein MPGNDRPVALISGATSGIGLAVARLLATQGHRVFIGARDAENVAATVKSLREEGLEADGTALDVRSPDSVDTFVQTAVKRFGTVDVLVNNAGRSGGGVTADLDDELWNDVMETNLTSVFRLTRAVLNTGGMRRKDRGRIINIASTAGKQGVVLGAPYSASKHGVVGFTKALGNELAPTGITVNAVCPGYVETPMAQRVRAGYAAAYDTSEDAIMQKFTAKIPLGRYSTPEEVAGLVGYLASDTAASITAQALNVCGGLGNF from the coding sequence ATGCCCGGAAACGACCGACCCGTCGCCCTCATCTCCGGCGCCACCAGCGGAATCGGCCTGGCGGTGGCCCGGCTGCTGGCCACGCAGGGGCACCGCGTCTTCATCGGCGCCCGTGACGCCGAGAACGTCGCCGCCACCGTCAAGTCCCTGCGCGAGGAGGGACTGGAGGCCGACGGCACGGCCCTGGACGTGCGCTCCCCGGACTCTGTCGACACCTTCGTACAGACGGCGGTAAAACGTTTCGGCACGGTCGACGTCCTCGTCAACAACGCGGGCCGCAGCGGCGGCGGAGTCACCGCCGACCTCGACGACGAGCTGTGGAACGACGTCATGGAAACCAACCTCACCAGCGTCTTCCGCCTCACCCGCGCCGTACTGAACACGGGCGGCATGCGCCGCAAGGACCGTGGCCGGATCATCAACATCGCCTCCACCGCCGGGAAGCAGGGCGTGGTGCTCGGGGCTCCCTACTCCGCTTCCAAGCACGGCGTGGTCGGCTTCACCAAGGCGCTCGGCAACGAACTCGCCCCCACCGGCATCACCGTGAACGCGGTCTGCCCCGGGTACGTCGAGACGCCGATGGCGCAGCGCGTGCGGGCCGGCTACGCGGCCGCGTACGACACGTCCGAGGACGCGATCATGCAGAAGTTCACCGCGAAGATCCCCCTCGGCCGCTACTCCACCCCCGAGGAGGTGGCCGGCCTGGTGGGCTATCTCGCCTCCGACACGGCGGCCTCCATCACCGCGCAGGCACTCAACGTCTGCGGCGGCCTCGGCAACTTCTGA
- a CDS encoding questin oxidase family protein, with protein MAPLTYTDAVSGALERLRGVGFEHGPRFVNHAPMAAEALAYMGYADDVPRWVDHNLRTHTYHDVPEARWTIDAADSDDWRPALGDFSRVADWTALFERELALAPWPEVLARWWPRLLPGMSGVLTHGVIRTAHAVRAISRVGEAEGDRLLRNELAQGLGYWAARYASHAHGIRPGDEDPRTGDGEGAAAALDDLVAEYSGIYASVPQRHPVPLIHSITGPAAVRLVVEHLPAAQRHPSYLVARDVSASMLGWFSVPAVKAPVGRKGVPDLAEVFATAAAIGDEHAIKLAEVAVRHQALAPDPRYAAAAHAANQGLARFRR; from the coding sequence GTGGCTCCACTGACCTACACCGATGCTGTGAGCGGGGCCCTGGAGCGGCTGCGCGGAGTCGGGTTCGAGCACGGGCCCCGGTTCGTCAACCACGCGCCGATGGCGGCCGAGGCCTTGGCGTACATGGGGTACGCCGACGACGTACCACGCTGGGTCGACCACAACCTCCGTACGCACACGTACCACGATGTCCCCGAGGCCCGGTGGACGATCGACGCGGCGGATTCCGACGACTGGCGGCCCGCGCTCGGGGACTTCAGCCGGGTGGCTGACTGGACCGCCCTCTTCGAGCGTGAACTCGCCCTCGCGCCCTGGCCGGAGGTGCTGGCCCGGTGGTGGCCGAGGCTGCTTCCCGGGATGTCGGGCGTCCTCACCCACGGAGTCATCCGGACGGCACATGCGGTCCGGGCCATCTCCCGGGTGGGGGAGGCCGAGGGCGACCGGCTGCTCCGCAACGAGCTGGCTCAGGGCCTGGGTTACTGGGCCGCTCGATACGCGAGCCACGCGCACGGCATCCGGCCGGGCGACGAGGACCCGCGTACCGGCGACGGCGAAGGGGCGGCCGCCGCGCTCGACGACCTGGTAGCTGAGTACTCCGGCATCTACGCCTCCGTACCCCAGCGCCACCCGGTGCCGCTGATCCACTCCATCACCGGCCCGGCGGCGGTCCGTCTGGTCGTCGAGCACCTGCCGGCCGCCCAGCGCCACCCCTCGTACCTGGTCGCGCGGGACGTCAGCGCCTCGATGCTCGGCTGGTTCTCCGTACCTGCCGTGAAGGCACCCGTCGGTCGGAAAGGGGTGCCGGACCTTGCCGAGGTCTTCGCCACTGCCGCCGCCATCGGTGACGAGCATGCCATCAAGCTGGCCGAGGTGGCCGTACGCCACCAGGCACTCGCCCCCGACCCCCGCTACGCGGCGGCCGCCCACGCGGCGAACCAGGGGCTGGCCCGTTTCCGCAGGTGA
- a CDS encoding acyl carrier protein has protein sequence MDTQTFTLENLKRILREGAGADESVDFDGDILDADFEALGYESLAILETCGRIEREYGITLDDSVVSNVRTPRRMVEVVNGHLGQTAPA, from the coding sequence ATGGACACCCAGACATTCACCCTGGAGAACCTCAAGCGCATCCTGCGCGAGGGAGCCGGTGCCGACGAGAGCGTCGACTTCGACGGCGACATCCTCGACGCGGACTTCGAGGCGCTGGGCTACGAGTCCCTGGCGATCCTGGAGACGTGCGGCCGGATCGAGCGCGAGTACGGCATCACGCTCGACGACTCGGTGGTGAGCAACGTGCGGACGCCGCGCCGCATGGTCGAGGTCGTGAACGGGCACCTGGGTCAGACGGCCCCTGCCTGA
- a CDS encoding ketosynthase chain-length factor, translating into MSTGAPRAVVTGLGITAPNGLGTEAYWAAARVGKSGIGRITRFDPSQYPARLAGEVPGFTASEHLPSRLMAQTDHMTRLALVATDWALADAGVEPAELPAYSMGVVTASSSGGFEFGQGELQKLWSEGSQYVSAYQSFAWFYAVNSGQISIRNGMKGPSSVVVSDQAGGLDALAQARRQIRKGTRLVVSGSVDASICPWGWVAQLAGGRLATGDDPGTAYVPFDAAATGHVPGEGGAILVMEDEAAAGERGAPVYGHIAGYGSTFDPAPGSSRPSGLRKAIELALADAELEAGDIDVVFADAAAVPELDRAEAEALNAVFGPHRVPVTAPKTMTGRLCSGAAPLDIATAFLAMREGLVPATVNVEPDPGYDLDLVTGQPRALPVRNALVLARGHGGFNSAVVASAL; encoded by the coding sequence ATGAGTACGGGCGCCCCGCGCGCGGTGGTGACGGGACTCGGCATCACCGCCCCCAACGGCCTCGGCACCGAGGCCTATTGGGCCGCGGCCCGGGTCGGCAAGAGCGGCATCGGCCGGATCACCCGCTTCGACCCCTCGCAGTATCCGGCGCGGCTGGCGGGGGAGGTGCCGGGGTTCACCGCATCCGAGCATCTGCCCAGCCGGCTGATGGCCCAGACCGACCACATGACGCGCCTCGCTCTCGTCGCCACCGACTGGGCGCTCGCGGACGCCGGTGTCGAGCCGGCCGAACTGCCCGCCTACTCCATGGGTGTGGTCACCGCCAGCTCCTCCGGGGGCTTCGAGTTCGGCCAGGGCGAGCTGCAGAAGCTGTGGAGCGAAGGCAGCCAGTACGTCTCCGCCTACCAGTCCTTTGCCTGGTTCTACGCGGTCAACAGCGGCCAGATCTCGATCCGCAACGGCATGAAGGGCCCCAGCAGCGTCGTCGTCTCGGACCAGGCGGGCGGCCTCGACGCGCTGGCCCAGGCCCGTCGGCAGATCCGCAAGGGGACGCGGCTGGTCGTCTCCGGTTCGGTGGACGCTTCGATCTGCCCCTGGGGCTGGGTCGCCCAGCTCGCGGGCGGCCGGCTGGCTACCGGCGACGACCCCGGCACCGCGTACGTCCCCTTCGACGCGGCCGCCACCGGGCACGTCCCCGGAGAGGGCGGCGCCATCCTCGTCATGGAGGATGAGGCGGCGGCCGGGGAACGCGGCGCCCCGGTCTACGGACACATCGCCGGGTACGGCTCCACCTTCGACCCCGCCCCCGGCAGTAGCCGTCCGTCGGGGCTGCGTAAGGCCATCGAACTCGCCCTGGCCGATGCTGAGTTGGAGGCGGGTGACATCGACGTGGTGTTCGCCGACGCGGCGGCGGTCCCGGAGCTGGACCGGGCCGAGGCGGAGGCCCTGAACGCCGTCTTCGGGCCGCACAGGGTGCCCGTCACCGCCCCGAAGACGATGACCGGCCGCCTCTGCTCGGGCGCCGCACCCCTCGATATCGCGACCGCCTTCCTCGCCATGCGGGAAGGCCTCGTCCCGGCCACCGTCAACGTCGAGCCGGACCCCGGCTATGACCTGGACCTGGTCACCGGGCAGCCCCGGGCGCTCCCTGTCCGCAACGCCCTGGTGCTCGCCCGGGGTCACGGCGGCTTCAATTCGGCGGTCGTGGCAAGCGCGTTGTAG
- a CDS encoding NAD(P)/FAD-dependent oxidoreductase — MVTQTNERPKGADGILGEATYDVIILGSGIAGSVTGAILAKHGARVLLVDATTHPRFVIGESMTPQLVEWIHILAERHDLPELKSLASVRQSTRDIAPTFGTKAHFGFMKHEVGEEPDPREATQLALPKIFHQNSHMFRQDSDSFMFHVAVKYGCVAKQSWRANDVDFDEDGVTVTGRSGAPGAEPESFRAKYVVDASGFRSPLAQKFDLRDQPARFKHHSRSMFTHYVGVKRFDDVSGHPKELRPPADWHTGTMHHLIERGWFWIIPFDNHKDSRNPLCSVGLTMDERTYPKPKDLTPEQEFELFLDKYPAVKRQFEGASKVREWVSTDRLQYSSKQTIGDRWCLMSHAAGFLDPLFSRGLSNTLEVVDALTSRLLEAFKDGDFSAERFEYVERLEQGLLQYNDEIVNSSFIAFSHFRLWNAVFRVWGSFITPGTMRLTRARLKHLRDKDPVHFRQLERNDYPGLWWPQSDKFKILLESTAETCEKFEAGALSGDEAADIIFKLLDESPIVNPVFGWKDESKRFIYPSTATMARFLYWASVQAPPEMNSVGREFLLGIVKAGAKVRKLL; from the coding sequence GTGGTCACCCAGACGAACGAAAGGCCCAAAGGAGCGGACGGCATACTCGGGGAGGCGACGTACGACGTCATCATCCTGGGTTCCGGTATCGCCGGATCGGTGACCGGAGCAATTCTCGCGAAGCACGGAGCGAGGGTTCTTCTCGTCGATGCCACCACCCATCCGCGTTTCGTGATCGGTGAGTCGATGACCCCGCAGCTCGTCGAATGGATCCATATTCTCGCCGAGCGCCACGACCTCCCCGAACTCAAGAGCCTGGCCAGTGTGCGGCAGAGCACCCGGGACATCGCGCCGACCTTCGGGACCAAGGCCCACTTCGGGTTCATGAAGCACGAGGTCGGAGAAGAGCCCGACCCGCGCGAGGCCACCCAGCTGGCGCTGCCCAAGATCTTCCACCAGAACAGCCACATGTTCCGGCAGGACAGCGACTCCTTCATGTTCCACGTCGCCGTGAAGTACGGTTGTGTGGCGAAGCAGAGCTGGCGGGCCAATGACGTCGACTTCGACGAGGACGGCGTCACAGTCACCGGCCGCAGCGGAGCCCCGGGCGCGGAGCCCGAGTCGTTCCGCGCGAAGTACGTGGTGGACGCCTCCGGGTTCCGCTCGCCGCTCGCCCAGAAGTTCGACCTGCGCGACCAGCCGGCCCGCTTCAAGCACCACTCCCGCTCCATGTTCACGCACTACGTGGGCGTGAAGCGGTTCGACGACGTCAGTGGTCACCCCAAGGAGCTGCGGCCGCCGGCCGACTGGCACACCGGGACGATGCACCACCTCATCGAGCGCGGCTGGTTCTGGATCATTCCGTTCGACAACCACAAGGACTCGCGCAACCCGCTGTGCAGCGTCGGCCTGACCATGGACGAGCGCACCTACCCCAAGCCCAAGGACCTCACCCCTGAGCAGGAGTTCGAGCTCTTCCTCGACAAGTACCCGGCGGTCAAGCGGCAGTTCGAGGGCGCGAGCAAGGTCCGGGAGTGGGTGTCGACGGACCGGCTCCAGTACTCCTCCAAGCAGACCATCGGCGACCGCTGGTGCCTGATGTCGCACGCCGCCGGCTTCCTGGACCCGCTGTTCTCCCGGGGACTGTCCAACACCCTTGAAGTGGTCGACGCCCTGACCTCCCGGCTGCTGGAGGCATTCAAGGACGGCGACTTCTCGGCCGAGCGCTTCGAGTACGTGGAGCGCCTGGAGCAGGGCCTGCTCCAGTACAACGACGAGATCGTCAACAGCTCCTTCATCGCCTTCTCGCACTTCCGCCTCTGGAACGCCGTCTTCCGCGTGTGGGGTTCGTTCATCACCCCGGGCACGATGCGTCTGACCCGGGCCCGCCTCAAGCATCTGCGGGACAAGGACCCGGTCCACTTCCGGCAGCTGGAGCGGAACGACTACCCCGGCCTGTGGTGGCCGCAGAGCGACAAGTTCAAGATCCTGCTCGAAAGCACCGCGGAAACCTGCGAGAAGTTCGAAGCAGGCGCCCTGAGCGGGGACGAGGCGGCCGACATCATCTTCAAGCTCCTCGACGAATCGCCCATCGTCAATCCCGTCTTTGGATGGAAGGACGAGAGCAAGCGATTCATCTACCCGTCGACCGCCACCATGGCCCGTTTCCTCTACTGGGCCTCGGTCCAGGCGCCCCCGGAAATGAACAGCGTCGGCCGGGAATTCCTGCTCGGCATCGTCAAGGCCGGGGCCAAGGTACGCAAGCTCCTTTAG
- a CDS encoding TcmI family type II polyketide cyclase, with product MHSTLIVARMNPGSSQEVARLFREFDGSDMPHLMGTRRRQLFSYRNLYFHLQDFDTDNGGELIEAAKTDPRFQRISDDLKPFIEAYDPATWRSPADALATRFYDWEGRE from the coding sequence ATGCACAGCACGTTGATCGTGGCCCGGATGAACCCCGGCTCCAGCCAGGAGGTCGCCCGGCTCTTCCGCGAGTTCGACGGCAGCGACATGCCGCATCTGATGGGCACCCGCCGCCGCCAGCTCTTCTCATACCGGAACCTCTACTTCCACCTCCAGGACTTCGACACCGACAACGGCGGTGAGCTGATCGAGGCGGCCAAGACCGACCCGCGCTTCCAGCGGATCAGCGACGACCTCAAGCCGTTCATCGAGGCGTACGACCCGGCGACCTGGCGGTCCCCTGCCGACGCCCTCGCCACCCGCTTCTACGACTGGGAGGGGCGCGAGTGA
- a CDS encoding beta-ketoacyl-[acyl-carrier-protein] synthase family protein: protein MSARRVVITGVGVTAPDGIGAKSFWSLLSEGRTATRGITFFDPSAFRSRVAAEIDFDPEAHGLSPQEIRRMDRAAQLAVVTTREAVADSGLDLTALDPYRTGVTIGSAVGATMGLDEEYRVVSDGGRLSHVDHTYAVPHLYNYLVPSSFAAEVAWAVGAEGAATVVSTGCTSGIDAVGHAVELIREGSADVMVAGATDAPISPITLACFDAIKATTPRNDDAEHASRPFDGTRNGFVLGEGSAVFVLEELDSARKRGAHIYAEIAGYASRCNAFHMTGLRADGAEMAEAINVALHEARLNAESIDYVNAHGSGTKQNDRHETAALKKSLGDHAYRTPVSSIKSMVGHSLGAIGSIEIAASVLAMEQNVVPPTANLHTPDPECDLDYVPLTAREQRTDTVLTVGSGFGGFQSAMVLARPERRLP, encoded by the coding sequence GTGAGCGCCAGACGCGTGGTCATCACGGGGGTCGGCGTCACCGCCCCCGACGGCATCGGAGCCAAGAGCTTCTGGAGCCTGCTGAGCGAGGGGCGCACCGCGACGCGCGGCATCACCTTCTTCGACCCCTCCGCGTTCCGCTCCCGGGTCGCGGCCGAGATCGACTTCGACCCGGAGGCGCACGGGCTGAGCCCGCAGGAGATCCGCCGGATGGACCGGGCCGCCCAACTGGCGGTCGTCACGACCCGGGAGGCGGTCGCCGACAGCGGCCTCGACCTGACCGCGCTGGACCCGTACCGCACCGGCGTCACCATCGGCAGCGCGGTCGGCGCGACGATGGGCCTGGACGAGGAGTACCGGGTGGTCAGCGACGGCGGCCGGCTCTCACACGTGGACCACACCTACGCGGTCCCGCACCTCTACAACTACCTGGTCCCCAGCTCGTTCGCCGCCGAGGTCGCCTGGGCGGTCGGGGCCGAGGGAGCCGCCACGGTCGTCTCGACCGGCTGCACCTCGGGCATCGACGCGGTGGGCCACGCGGTGGAGCTGATCCGTGAGGGCTCCGCCGACGTGATGGTGGCCGGGGCGACGGACGCGCCGATCTCCCCGATCACCCTGGCCTGCTTCGACGCCATCAAGGCGACGACGCCCCGCAACGACGACGCCGAGCACGCCTCCCGGCCGTTCGACGGGACCCGCAACGGGTTCGTGCTGGGGGAGGGGTCGGCGGTCTTCGTCCTGGAGGAGCTGGACAGCGCGCGGAAGCGCGGGGCGCACATCTACGCGGAGATCGCCGGGTACGCCTCGCGCTGCAACGCCTTCCACATGACGGGGCTGCGCGCGGACGGGGCGGAGATGGCCGAGGCGATCAACGTCGCGCTGCACGAGGCCCGGCTGAACGCCGAGTCCATCGACTACGTCAACGCGCACGGCTCCGGCACCAAGCAGAACGACCGCCACGAGACCGCCGCACTGAAGAAGAGCCTGGGCGACCACGCGTACCGCACGCCGGTCTCCTCCATCAAGTCGATGGTCGGGCACTCGCTGGGCGCGATCGGCTCGATCGAGATCGCCGCCTCCGTCCTCGCGATGGAGCAGAACGTGGTGCCTCCGACGGCCAACCTGCACACCCCGGACCCGGAGTGCGACCTCGACTACGTACCGCTGACGGCACGTGAGCAGCGTACCGACACGGTTCTGACCGTCGGCAGCGGCTTCGGCGGCTTCCAGAGCGCCATGGTGCTCGCCCGGCCGGAGAGGAGACTGCCATGA
- a CDS encoding FAD-dependent monooxygenase gives MDAQVIVAGAGPAGMMLAGELRLAGADVIVLEKLAARTGESRGLGFTARTMEIFDQRGLLSRFGDIEVSNVGHFGGLPVDFGVLKGAHQAAKTIPQSATETVLEEWATQLGADIRRSHELLSVTDKEDCVEVEVRGPGGVHTLRADYLVGCDGGRSTVRKAAGFEFPGTAATLEMFLADVKGITLAPRMIGETLDGGMVMVGPLPGGSTRLIVCERGTPPRRREAPPTWQEVANAWQRLTGDDISHAEPVWVSSFGDATRHATEYRRGRIFLSGDSAHIHLPAGGQGMNTSIQDSVNLGWKLAAVVRGRAPEALLDTYHEERHPVGKRLLMNTQAQGLLFLTGAEVQPLRDVLHELIRYPEVSKHFAAMVGGLDIRYELDGGEHPLLGLRLPHVPLEGAGQPASSTEALRPGRGVLLDLQDNAELRRRAAPWVDRVDLVTATVPGPTAGCLGDTSALLLRPDGHVAWAAPGSFADLPMALDRWFGPAR, from the coding sequence ATGGACGCACAGGTGATCGTCGCGGGCGCGGGACCCGCCGGCATGATGCTGGCCGGTGAACTGCGCCTCGCGGGCGCCGATGTCATCGTGCTGGAGAAGCTGGCGGCGCGCACCGGGGAATCCCGCGGTCTGGGCTTCACCGCCCGGACCATGGAGATCTTCGACCAGCGCGGCCTGCTCTCCCGCTTCGGGGACATCGAGGTCAGCAACGTGGGCCACTTCGGCGGCCTGCCCGTCGACTTCGGGGTCCTGAAGGGCGCGCACCAGGCGGCGAAGACCATCCCGCAGTCCGCCACCGAGACCGTGCTTGAGGAGTGGGCCACCCAGCTCGGCGCCGACATCCGGCGCAGCCATGAACTCCTCTCCGTCACGGACAAGGAGGACTGCGTCGAGGTCGAGGTGCGCGGCCCGGGGGGCGTTCACACCCTGCGCGCCGACTACCTGGTCGGCTGTGACGGCGGCCGCTCCACCGTGCGCAAGGCCGCCGGCTTCGAATTCCCCGGCACCGCGGCGACCTTGGAGATGTTTCTGGCCGACGTCAAGGGCATCACCCTCGCACCGCGCATGATCGGGGAGACCCTGGACGGGGGCATGGTGATGGTCGGCCCGCTGCCGGGTGGCTCGACCCGGCTGATCGTGTGCGAGCGGGGCACCCCGCCCCGGCGCCGCGAGGCCCCGCCGACCTGGCAGGAGGTCGCGAATGCCTGGCAGCGGCTCACCGGCGACGACATCTCGCACGCCGAGCCCGTCTGGGTGTCCTCCTTCGGCGACGCCACCCGGCACGCCACCGAGTACCGGCGCGGCCGCATCTTCCTCTCCGGGGACTCCGCCCACATCCATCTGCCCGCGGGCGGCCAGGGCATGAACACCAGCATCCAGGACTCCGTGAACCTCGGCTGGAAGCTGGCGGCGGTGGTCCGGGGCCGGGCCCCGGAGGCGCTGCTGGACACCTACCACGAGGAGCGCCACCCGGTCGGCAAGCGGCTGCTGATGAACACCCAGGCCCAGGGGCTGCTGTTCCTGACCGGCGCGGAGGTGCAGCCCCTGCGCGACGTCCTGCACGAACTGATCCGCTACCCCGAGGTCAGCAAGCACTTCGCGGCCATGGTCGGCGGCCTGGACATCCGTTACGAACTCGACGGCGGGGAACACCCGTTGCTCGGCCTGCGACTGCCGCACGTCCCCCTCGAAGGGGCCGGGCAGCCGGCGTCGAGCACCGAGGCCCTGCGTCCGGGCCGGGGGGTGCTGCTGGACCTTCAGGACAACGCCGAGCTGCGCCGCCGGGCCGCCCCCTGGGTGGACCGCGTCGATCTCGTCACCGCCACCGTGCCCGGTCCCACCGCCGGCTGCCTGGGGGACACCAGTGCCCTGCTGCTGCGCCCCGACGGCCATGTGGCGTGGGCCGCGCCGGGCAGCTTCGCCGATCTGCCGATGGCGCTGGACCGCTGGTTCGGCCCGGCGCGCTGA
- a CDS encoding flavin reductase family protein has product MSAARSLTRSQVKQPIAPKEFRRICGLFATGVTVITAGTEDQAEGTTVNSFTSVSLDPPLVLFCLHKESRMHAVIGRHGTFAVNFLSGSQQELARAFAGRRPKGFHGIPHHFAPDGPPVLTEALAYLTCSTVAVHPGGDHDIVVGEVLELAAPGSAQEPLIFFDGTLGPLESTDGRFGQAGSKGPAASPARAG; this is encoded by the coding sequence ATGTCCGCAGCGCGCTCACTGACTCGCAGCCAGGTGAAACAGCCGATAGCGCCGAAGGAATTCCGTCGCATCTGTGGCCTCTTTGCGACCGGGGTGACGGTCATCACCGCCGGAACCGAAGACCAGGCCGAAGGAACGACGGTGAATTCCTTCACGTCGGTCTCGCTCGACCCGCCGCTGGTCCTTTTCTGTCTGCACAAGGAATCGCGGATGCACGCAGTGATCGGCCGGCACGGCACTTTCGCCGTCAACTTCCTCTCGGGCAGCCAACAGGAACTGGCCCGCGCCTTCGCCGGCCGCCGCCCGAAGGGATTCCACGGCATCCCGCACCACTTCGCCCCGGACGGGCCGCCGGTCCTCACCGAGGCCCTGGCGTACCTGACCTGCTCCACGGTGGCCGTGCACCCCGGCGGGGACCACGACATCGTGGTCGGTGAGGTGCTGGAGCTGGCCGCGCCGGGGAGTGCCCAGGAACCGCTGATCTTCTTCGACGGGACCCTGGGCCCGCTGGAGTCGACGGACGGGCGCTTCGGCCAGGCCGGATCGAAGGGCCCGGCGGCGAGCCCGGCCCGGGCCGGCTGA
- a CDS encoding acetyl/propionyl/methylcrotonyl-CoA carboxylase subunit alpha — MRKVLIANRGEIAVRVARACRDAGIASVAVYADPDRDALHVRAADQAFALGGDTPAASYLDMAKVLQAAADSGADAIHPGYGFLSENAEFAQAVLDTGLTWIGPPPQAIRDLGDKIAARHIAQRAGAPLVAGTPDPVSGSAEVVAFAEQNGLPIAIKAAFGGGGRGLKVARTLGEIPELYDSAVREAVAAFGRGECFVERYLDKPRHVETQCLADQHGNVVVVSTRDCSLQRRHQKLVEEAPAPFLTRAQNEELYAASKAILKEAGYVGAGTVEFLVGVDGTISFLEVNTRLQVEHPVTEEVTGIDLVREMFRIADGEELGYDDPAVRGHSFEFRINGEDPGRGFLPAPGTVTTFAPPTGPGIRLDAGVESGSVIGQAWDSLLAKLIVTGATREQALQRAARALAEFTVEGMATAIPFHRAVVADPAFTSDPFTVHTRWIETGFANSIEAFVPPAEATGTGAESTRERVIVEVGGQRLEVVLPSFLALARTVSAPAGPARSQPRGRGTRTTAAAGDTLASPMQGTVVKVAVEEGQEVKEGDLVVVLEAMKMEQPLNAHRSGTVKGLLAAGSTVSTGATICDIKD, encoded by the coding sequence ATGCGCAAGGTGCTCATCGCCAACCGTGGCGAAATCGCTGTCCGCGTTGCTCGGGCGTGCCGGGACGCGGGGATCGCGAGCGTGGCAGTCTACGCCGATCCGGACCGGGACGCGTTGCATGTCCGGGCCGCCGACCAGGCGTTCGCTCTGGGCGGTGACACCCCGGCCGCCAGCTATCTGGACATGGCCAAGGTGCTCCAGGCCGCCGCGGACTCCGGCGCGGACGCGATCCACCCGGGGTACGGGTTCCTGTCGGAGAACGCCGAGTTCGCCCAGGCCGTCCTGGACACCGGGCTGACATGGATCGGCCCGCCCCCGCAGGCCATCCGTGACCTCGGCGACAAGATCGCCGCCCGCCACATCGCCCAGCGCGCCGGCGCCCCCCTCGTGGCCGGTACCCCCGACCCGGTTTCCGGCTCCGCGGAGGTCGTGGCGTTCGCCGAGCAGAACGGTCTCCCGATCGCGATCAAGGCGGCGTTCGGCGGTGGCGGGCGCGGGCTGAAGGTGGCCCGCACGCTGGGGGAGATCCCCGAGCTGTACGACTCCGCCGTGCGTGAGGCGGTCGCCGCGTTCGGGCGGGGCGAATGCTTCGTCGAGCGCTACCTCGACAAGCCGCGTCACGTGGAGACCCAGTGCCTGGCCGACCAGCACGGCAACGTGGTGGTCGTCTCGACCCGTGACTGTTCCCTCCAGCGCCGCCACCAGAAGCTCGTGGAGGAGGCCCCGGCCCCCTTCCTGACCCGGGCGCAGAACGAGGAGCTGTACGCGGCGTCCAAGGCAATCCTCAAGGAAGCCGGTTACGTCGGCGCCGGCACCGTCGAGTTCCTCGTCGGGGTCGACGGGACGATCTCGTTCCTGGAGGTCAACACCCGCCTCCAGGTCGAGCACCCCGTCACCGAAGAGGTCACCGGCATCGACCTCGTACGCGAGATGTTCCGCATCGCCGACGGCGAGGAACTCGGCTACGACGACCCCGCTGTACGCGGCCACTCCTTCGAGTTCCGCATCAACGGCGAAGACCCCGGCCGCGGCTTCCTTCCCGCCCCCGGCACCGTCACCACCTTTGCCCCGCCCACCGGGCCGGGTATCCGCCTCGACGCGGGCGTCGAATCCGGCAGCGTGATCGGCCAGGCCTGGGACTCCCTCCTCGCCAAGCTCATCGTCACCGGCGCCACCCGCGAACAGGCCCTCCAACGCGCCGCCCGCGCCCTCGCCGAGTTCACCGTCGAAGGCATGGCCACCGCCATCCCCTTCCACCGGGCCGTCGTCGCCGACCCCGCCTTCACCTCGGACCCCTTCACCGTCCACACCCGGTGGATCGAGACCGGGTTCGCCAACAGCATCGAGGCGTTCGTCCCTCCGGCCGAGGCGACCGGCACCGGCGCGGAATCCACCCGTGAACGGGTCATCGTCGAAGTCGGTGGGCAGCGCCTCGAAGTGGTCCTCCCGTCCTTCCTCGCCCTGGCCCGGACCGTCTCCGCACCGGCCGGCCCCGCCAGGTCCCAGCCGCGCGGCCGCGGAACGCGCACCACCGCGGCCGCCGGCGACACGCTCGCCTCCCCGATGCAGGGCACCGTCGTCAAGGTGGCGGTCGAGGAGGGCCAGGAGGTCAAGGAGGGCGACCTCGTCGTCGTCCTGGAGGCCATGAAGATGGAACAGCCCCTCAACGCCCACCGCTCCGGCACCGTCAAGGGGCTGCTCGCCGCCGGGTCCACCGTCAGCACGGGCGCCACCATCTGCGACATCAAGGACTGA